The Haladaptatus cibarius D43 genome contains the following window.
GAAGTCAAAAGCTACATTCGGGAAGACCTCACATTACTCGCTTACTTCCTTCAGCACTTCATCGGTGACATCGCTCGAAACGCTGGTAATCTCAACGATCATGCTGTCCGCGTTCGCGGCTGGCTAGAGGAACATGACGCGATTGGACTACCGACAGTCCCAGAGGACGACCTCAACCCAGTCTTGTATCCACAGAGTGACCTCGATGACGTCGACACTGCGACTGAGGAGTTCTACGAATCAGTCTTCGAGCTACAGAAGTTCCGAGACCCGAAAATCGACCGGCTCGCCAACGTTCTCACCCAGTACGACCAGAAAGTGCTTATTTTCACTCAGTACCGAGCAACGGCAGACTACATCCATCGAATGCTTCGCGACAACCCCGACTCCCCTCTCACCACGGAGAATAGTGCGGTCGTCAAGGGAGGCGACGACGATAAACAGGCGGTCATCAAGCGTTTCGCACCCGAGGCGTCCGGTCACCAGCAAACCCTGTCTGAGTCCGGGGAGAGTGAACTACAGTACGTCGTCGCGACGGACACGCTTTCTGAGGGTGTGAATCTACAGGACGTTCACGTCGCCGTGAACTACGATTTACCGTGGAATCCTATGCGAATCGTTCAGCGTGTGGGTCGTATCGACCGAATCGGGAGTACAGCAGACAAACACGTCCACAACTTCTTCCCTGACGGTGATATCGAAGCAGCCATCAAACTCCTCAAACGGCTGCAAGCGAAAATCAGTGACATCGCACTCATCGTCGGAAAAGAGAACAATATCCTCGATCCAAACGAAGATCGGATTCTGGAGAAGGCGGGTGTGGAGACGGAGAAAACCATCGGCGAGTTAGAGGTCGACGAAATCAAGCACTCACTCCAAAAGTCGCGTGCCGTAGACGATTATAACGAGTTAGACGACACCTCGATGAACCCACTTCTTCGAAATGCCGGGAGCAACGAAACGGAAGCATTCCAACGCTACCGACTGAAACACGAACTGAACGAGGAGTACGGACTGGACGAATCCGATTTCGAGTTTGCAGAAGAGTACTTCGGTGACGACCCAGACAGCCGGGAGTTCCTCTACACGAACACCGCGACTTTCGAGAGTGGACCACGACCGGGCGTGTTCGCTCTGGCGCATATGTGGTTCGACGAAGAAGATAGAGACGCTCCACTCGGACGTGTCCAGCGAGCCTTCTACTACAAGCCATTCCATGGTGACGTGTCTGAACGTCCTGTACGGACGCTCGGTATTCCGCCGACCATGGATGGGAAACCGCTTTCGGGTGACAAAAATATCGACCACATTCTGGCGAATCGCAATCAGGTACAGACGTTTCTGGAAACCCGTCTCGAGAAACTCCGTGAGGGGCAAGTCGAGGGCGCGTTCCTTCAGGGCGAAGGCTACTCGAAAGAGCAAGAGACACAGACCGGCTTTCTCGAACAGTACATCATTCCTCGCTACCGCGACGACCGCATACCAATCGAAATCGGTGAATTCGAGACGGTTGGTGAATGGGCAGATGATCGACGGGAAACGCTTCGAGGTGTGAAACTGAAAAACACGGACGAAGACCGATTGCTCCGAGACGTAATTCGGAACGCCGAGTACGACCGACTGGACGAGTGGCCGCTGGAAGAGTACATCCAAACCCTTGAGGACTTCGTCTCTCAAGCTATCGAGTCATCGGCGACGTATCAGGACACGCTCGTCGGTGAGAGCAACGTGAAAGCGAAGTTGATGTGCTGGGGCGTAATCGACGCGTAAGAAGAACGTTCGAACTAACTCTTCAATTCAACAATTATCGTTTAGGGGCCTCGCTCGCCAGTATATCGTAGGTTTCGAATACCAAGTCGAAGTACTCCGCCGTCATGATTCGTGGATTGGACACGCGATGGAAGTCGTTGAGAATGAACTGCACATCGCGGCGAGTAAGACCGTACGCATGGAATGCTGCGGCGTCGATCTCTGCTCGTAACTCACGTCGTTCGTCTTTATCTGTTGCTGGTTCGATGTCGCCAAGCCGGTCACGTAGCTCTGTGAATGCTTCGCCGTAACAGTTGAGGCGAGCGGCACGGGTGGAGATGTATTCGAACCAGTCGTCTCCCGCAGTTAGTCGCGGGAGCTGTGATTCTTCGAACTTGTATTTGACAATGTGAGAGTCCACTTTGGTTCGCATCAGATAATCGAAGGGGATGCTGTTGAGCAACCCCAGTGCTACGAACAGTTCCCTGTCAGAAAAGACCCGCTCGTAGGCAGTGTGCATCGGTTGCTCTCCAAGCTGTTCCTTCCTCGGGTTCACCTTGTATGGCCGAACTGTGTGAAGCGTATGGACTGCCACAGCGCCCTTCGGGATGACGCCAGCAATGAGCGTCCGTTCGTCGGTCGCACGTGCGATTTCACGGAGCACAATCCGATACTCCGTCGAGTCGAGGAGTACGTCCTCTTCCGAGAGTGCTGGTCGGTCGTACTCTTCAATAACATCGTTGACGAATCCTTTCTGAGACCGTGTGCTAATGTGACTGAACTCGGGGTCGTCAGAGAACCGCTCGTAAATCGATTTCTTGAGGCTGATACCTGCATCTCGGGATCGGAAGTTCTTCCCTCGAACCCGCGCTTTCGCGCTCTTTGCAGGATTCCGCTCTTCGTCTACACTCCAGAGAGCAACATCTGCCAAATCGTCGTGATGCGTACTGTCGTATTCGAATTGGAAGATGTTCTTCCCTTGGCAGATGGGGTAGTCACCCTTCGATTTGTCTTCGACTAGCCGGTCAGAGTCCCCTGATCGATGTAGTTCTGCATACAATGACGTGAACCAGTCGTTTTCGAGCCTCTCTGAAATTGAAGGGTAGTCCAGAAGTTTGTCAAGTACATTCATTTCTTGCTGTGATTCAATATTCGGGAAGATGCGTGCTTCTGGCGAATACTCTATTAGGACGCTCTTTGGAATGCTAACGCTACTCTCATCGAGACTTAATAGGATATTCGTGTTTGTTTGGTCAAAGATACCACTGACTGTGTCTGTCGTTCCTGAATTTTTGAATGTTACCACCCCAAACCGATACTGGAAATGGATTTGCTCGAATATCCCCCTATTTTCGAAGCCAATTATTTCACGAACGTCAGAGTTGTTTAGCAGATGTACTCGAAGATCCTTGCCTGCTGCACCGTTGAGGATGACACCGGGGAGTATCTGTGCGACGTAGCCATC
Protein-coding sequences here:
- a CDS encoding Eco57I restriction-modification methylase domain-containing protein: METIEGGNGNESLYAKREIILNNLYGVDIDDGAVEICKLRLWLSMVADLEDEPRAVEPLPNLDFNVRQGNSLIGFTGVQEIAREEGDASLANFGGGFGDSVQELYDDVIQYVERHKNTDSAKDATEARKIADSKIREHSRSLNEKILSQFHDAGIEDITLDEVGDYHPFHWVIEFTTVYRDGGFDIIVGNPPWDVLTPNRDDYFTKYDETFRTRMPESKDKMVEQLLEDAEIAKGWEEYQSEMERRSTYFNESGQYHLQDPEVAGTSVGNENDLSMLFFERVFDIVRKDGYVAQILPGVILNGAAGKDLRVHLLNNSDVREIIGFENRGIFEQIHFQYRFGVVTFKNSGTTDTVSGIFDQTNTNILLSLDESSVSIPKSVLIEYSPEARIFPNIESQQEMNVLDKLLDYPSISERLENDWFTSLYAELHRSGDSDRLVEDKSKGDYPICQGKNIFQFEYDSTHHDDLADVALWSVDEERNPAKSAKARVRGKNFRSRDAGISLKKSIYERFSDDPEFSHISTRSQKGFVNDVIEEYDRPALSEEDVLLDSTEYRIVLREIARATDERTLIAGVIPKGAVAVHTLHTVRPYKVNPRKEQLGEQPMHTAYERVFSDRELFVALGLLNSIPFDYLMRTKVDSHIVKYKFEESQLPRLTAGDDWFEYISTRAARLNCYGEAFTELRDRLGDIEPATDKDERRELRAEIDAAAFHAYGLTRRDVQFILNDFHRVSNPRIMTAEYFDLVFETYDILASEAPKR